CACAGTgtccatttattagtttttctatAAATCTTTCAACGAAAATATGGCAGTTGTTGAGAAGTAATGCATACTCTCCGAATGCTCTGTGATAGGAGTGTGCCATCTGCATAGCTTGATCCACGGTGCAGTTACTTCTTCCTTGAAGAGTCCATGTAATACCAGATCCACAGTTCACTGGGTTACGGTTTATTGTACCATTGATAAAACTTCTCATGAACATACCTGAAGAAAAGACAGAAGAAAGATATTTGTTTCATTCATCTTCCTTTCACAATGACTTGTAACAAGATTCAAACATATGTTGAGGCAACTTCGGGGTTTCCACACATAATCATGCCAATTGTCATGTTATCCTAAACCcagtggtggggggggggaagCCCCCTCAGtaatttttcagggataaaaggGAAATGGCAAaaaagtaaagtgtcattaaaatgactgaaaatgggacaaaaattgacaaatggggacgaaaatttgggtTGACCCtgcctaaacctaaacctaaaatGTCTTCATCCTGACCTTATATAGTCAAGTCTTGTATCACATTCCCACCTTCCTTGCAACGCCACCGCTTTCAAATTAGGTGCATATCAACAACTACCGTAATGTAGAGGTTATAAGCACACATTACAAAATGGGGGATTTTACTCCGAACGGGCACGTGTTATTCCGTAGTAGACCTGGAGTAGTGTTGTTATGCATATCTTGTTAAAGATTGAGATTCATTATTGGCACTGGTAAATAAAACATGAGCAACCAAGTTAACCCattaatttatgtatttatataGTATATAGGGCCTATTTTATACGACTAATAAGCCTAATTATTAAAATACTGTTGACTCACCTGCACCCCATTCATATGAGCGTCCACGGAAATACAGCAATGAGTGATCAAGCTTGTATCTATTTAATTCCTCTGGAGTAAGATCCGCTGGATTGACTTCAGCTGGGTTGGCTGATCGACGGAAAAGACCACCGATCGCTTGGCCTACAGTGTCCAGAGTATTGGTGAAGATTGAAGGCATGATTCTACCGGTTCCACAGAACAGGTTGACGAATTCAAGCTCACCTAGCCAGATATCAGCAATAGGGTCTGTCAAACGTGAAAATAATAAGATTATCAATACAGTACTCAGCAAATAAACACAAGACGTTTTGAGGGAAAcgtttacatgttgggttatataaggtataaaacgttttaatataacattcaaaaacattgtcgaaaacttgctgcaaaacattgtaacaccaaatatttttcaaaatgtttgccaaaaatattttacaataacacgtTGTTGTAGTGGTTTttcaaagaaaacattttaagaacgtttTCGTGACCTTAATGTTAcccgaaatttaaatgttattaaagcgtttttaACTCGTTTATTACGTTTTAAAACTATTTTCGTGTTTGCTGGACGcagcaaacaaacacaaaacgttttcaacatttttttgcattttaacaTTCCAAAGACATTTCTGAAaactttgcaaaatattctaacaatgttaacAGTTAAAtctaacattccaaatgaacttgttcaaagatatgtaaaaatgtgtttttaagaaTGCACTAAAGACACATGTTTTATAACAAGATTGTTGAGTTCTTTGTATGCTGTGcgactttgacataattattattgttctaatatttttgatataataatgtatacaaatcaaaattaatacaaaatcgAAATATTTTACAAATCCAACTCACCATGGTGGACTT
Above is a genomic segment from Amphiura filiformis chromosome 17, Afil_fr2py, whole genome shotgun sequence containing:
- the LOC140138089 gene encoding uncharacterized protein — protein: MLLYSILFLFVGCALGCHPTASPPGEAPRFEVHHDPIADIWLGELEFVNLFCGTGRIMPSIFTNTLDTVGQAIGGLFRRSANPAEVNPADLTPEELNRYKLDHSLLYFRGRSYEWGAGMFMRSFINGTINRNPVNCGSGITWTLQGRSNCTVDQAMQMAHSYHRAFGEYALLLNNCHIFVERFIEKLINGHCEPFPAATPL